The following nucleotide sequence is from Scheffersomyces stipitis CBS 6054 chromosome 4, complete sequence.
TGTCATTGAAAGGAAACTTGCTGTTGCCAAAGCTGAGGGTAAGTCCAAGCCAGGCTACATCATTTGTATTTCCAACTGTTCCACTGCCGGTTTGGTGGCACCTTTGAAGCCTTTGATTGATGCTTTTGGTCCCATTGATGCCTTGACTGCTACCACTTTACAGGCTATCTCTGGTGCTGGTTTTTCGCCTGGTGTTCCAGGCATGGATGTGTTGGACAACATCATTCCATACATTGGAGgagaggaagaaaagttggaatGGGAATCCAAGAAAATCTTGGGAAATCTCACCAAAGACGGCACTGACTTCGCACCTTTGTCTAACGACGAGATGAAGGTTTCTGCTCAATGCAACCGTGTGGCTGTCATCGACGGTCACACTGAGTGTATTTCTTTCAGATTTGCAAAACACCCAGCTCCATCTGTAGCTCAAGTTAAGAAGGTATTGTCTGAGTATGTTTGTGAGGCTACCAAGTTGGGCTGTCATTCTGCTCCAAAACAGACAATCCATGTTTTGGAACAGCAGGACAGACCTCAGCCCAGATTGGACAGAAACAGAGACAACGGATACGGTGTTTCTGTTGGCAGAATCAGAGAAGATGCTGTGTTGGACTTCAAGATGGTTGTCTTA
It contains:
- the HOM2 gene encoding threonine and methionine pathway (Aspartate-semialdehyde dehydrogenase~go_process amino acid metabolism), giving the protein MVKKAGVLGATGSVGQRFILLLAEHPDFELHVLGASPRSAGKQYKDAVQWKQTDLLPENAQKIIVSECKAEAFKDCDIVFSGLDADYAGPIEKEFVEAGLVVVSNAKNYRREPGVPLIVPIVNSEHLSVIERKLAVAKAEGKSKPGYIICISNCSTAGLVAPLKPLIDAFGPIDALTATTLQAISGAGFSPGVPGMDVLDNIIPYIGGEEEKLEWESKKILGNLTKDGTDFAPLSNDEMKVSAQCNRVAVIDGHTECISFRFAKHPAPSVAQVKKVLSEYVCEATKLGCHSAPKQTIHVLEQQDRPQPRLDRNRDNGYGVSVGRIREDAVLDFKMVVLSHNTIIGAAGAGVLIAEILKAKDMI